A stretch of Ischnura elegans chromosome 4, ioIscEleg1.1, whole genome shotgun sequence DNA encodes these proteins:
- the LOC124157826 gene encoding band 7 protein AGAP004871-like isoform X2 encodes MTVTLQSVVQEYERALIFRLGRLKTGGIRGPGIYFRIPCIETFHKVDLRTVSFDVPVQQVLTKDSVTISVDAVVYYHVQDPLSAILKVHDYRESTRLLAATNLRTALSSRRLSAILEERGQISQAVQTALDAPTDPWGVLVERIEIKDIRLPSTLQRAMAAEAEASREARAHLIAAQGEADASRALREASDTMSGNPAAMQLRYLQTLSAITNDKSSTIVFPIPIDLMRSLQIGHSV; translated from the exons GTTGTGCAAGAATATGAAAGAGCTTTGATATTCAGATTAGGGAGACTTAAAACTGGTGGTATTCGTGGACCAGGAATATATTTCCGTATTCCATGTATTGAAACTTTTCATAAAGTGGATTTGAGGACTGTATCATTTGATGTTCCTGTACAGCAG GTCCTAACTAAAGATAGTGTTACCATAAGTGTAGATGCTGTTGTCTACTACCATGTTCAAGATCCATTAAGTGCCATCCTTAAGGTTCATGACTACAG GGAATCTACCCGCCTTCTAGCAGCTACAAACCTTCGTACAGCTCTGAGTTCACGAAGGTTATCAGCCATATTGGAAGAAAGGGGCCAAATTTCTCAAGCTGTCCAGACTGCTTTGGATGCTCCAACCGACCCTTGGGGAGTGCTGGTGGAAAGAATAGAAAT AAAAGACATAAGACTTCCGAGCACTCTTCAGCGTGCCATGGCAGCCGAGGCTGAGGCCAGCCGTGAGGCTCGAGCTCACTTGATTGCTGCGCAAGGTGAAGCTGATGCTTCCAGGGCCTTGAGGGAAGCCTCAGATACAATGTCTGGAAATCCAGCTGCTATGCAG CTGAGATACCTTCAGACTTTAAGTGCGATTACCAATGACAAGAGTTCAACTATAGTTTTTCCCATTCCAATTGACTTGATGAGATCACTTCAAATAGGACATTCGGTTTAA